From a single Brassica napus cultivar Da-Ae chromosome C9, Da-Ae, whole genome shotgun sequence genomic region:
- the LOC106358001 gene encoding uncharacterized protein LOC106358001 isoform X2, producing MDMEDEDGVIDEIKTYYDCRYITECESSWRILAFPTHFRTTSVEKLGFHLPDRELMFFDEDEPIENILNKKTVNQSMFLAWFIGNKKYPEARELTYAQFPTKFVWKSGTREWVPQKRGFAIGRIAHIHPSGDELYFLRVLLNWVRGPTSYEDIRTVDGVLYPTYEDACYALGLMDDDKEFIEAIKDASFCSSATYARKLFARMLVSKSISQPHVVWEATWEYLTEDILYKKRRETGRPDMNLTIEQIKNIALTEIENHLLSNGRSLKKWPLMPKPEDFGCYNGNRLIDDELKYGVEDQLKENERLMAMITDEQIGVYNQILDAVLNDSGRVFFLSGYGGT from the exons ATGGATATGGAAGATGAAGATGGCGTCATTGAcgaaattaaaacatattacgACTGCAg ATATATTACTGAATGCGAGTCGTCGTGGCGGATTCTTGCTTTTCCTACACATTTTCGTACTACTTCTGTAGAGAAACTTGGATTTCATCTTCCGGATCGGGAGCTGATGTTTTTTGATGAAGATGAACCTATTGAGAATATTCTCAACAAAAAGACTGTCAACCAATCCATGTTTTTGGCCTGGTTCATAGGAAACAAAAAATACCCAGAGGCAAGAGAGTTGACATATGCCCAATTTccaacaaaatttgtttggaaatCAGGTACGAGAGAATGGGTACCACAGAAACGAGGCTTTGCGATAGGGAGGATTGCGCATATTCATCCATCAGGTGATGAGCTATACTTCTTAAGAGTATTGCTAAATTGGGTAAGAGGGCCGACATCATACGAGGATATAAGAACAGTTGATGGTGTTTTATATCCTACATACGAAGATGCTTGCTATGCGTTGGGATTGATGGATGATGACAAGGAATTCATAGAAGCTATCAAAGATGCCAGTTTCTGTAGTTCTGCCACATATGCCAGGAAGCTTTTTGCGAGGATGTTGGTATCCAAATCTATATCTCAGCCTCATGTTGTGTGGGAAGCTACTTGGGAGTATCTTACCGAAGATATCCTTTACAAGAAGCGGCGAGAAACTGGACGACCTG ATATGAACTTGACCATAGAGCAGATCAAAAATATTGCTCTTACTGAGATCGAAAATCATTTGCTCAGCAATGGTCGTAGCCTCAAAAAATGGCCCCTCATGCCAAAGCCAGAAGATTTTGGCTGTTACAACGGCAATCGCCTTATAGATGATGAGCTTAAATATGGTGTGGAAGATCAGCTAAAGGAAAATGAAAGACTTATGGCGATGATAACAGATGAGCAAATAGGGGTATACAACCAGATTCTGGATGCAGTTTTAAATGATAGCGGTAGAgtgttctttctttctggttatGGAGGCACATGA